A single genomic interval of Malania oleifera isolate guangnan ecotype guangnan chromosome 13, ASM2987363v1, whole genome shotgun sequence harbors:
- the LOC131145923 gene encoding aspartic proteinase CDR1-like encodes MESKAIIAPLFILMIFAASLTEPATATGGFAVDLIRRDSPQSPFYKPSETPYARVRAALRRSINRANRFAAAVSKPLATSDGGRLSQVTPNNGEYLLNISIGTPPTQILAIADTGSDLIWTQCAPCTNCYKQNAPLFSPKKSSTYKTISCTATACTNYDSHQCGTNNGCEYSAQYGDQSYTIAVLSTDTVNVDTAGGKPVSLPNTIFGCGYNNNGTFDENESGIVGLGGGSYSAIAQMNSIIGGKFSYCLLPIGSGGFSKMNFGDDGAVSGSGPISTAIVSKAPDTHYYVTLESISVGSEKVDFVSNAAAVAAEEEGNIIIDSGTTLTFLPEEMYDNFEKAVKASIDLDPLEGTEGLLCYKSEKHIDVPVITAHFAGADVELNSVNTFVRTAEDTVCLSFVSSSSPAIFGNLAQVNLLVGFDLDARTVSFKPTDCSKL; translated from the coding sequence ATGGAGTCCAAGGCAATCATAGCACCTCTCTTCATCCTAATGATCTTCGCCGCCTCTCTCACGGAACCCGCCACGGCCACTGGTGGTTTCGCCGTCGACCTCATCCGCCGTGACTCTCCGCAATCTCCCTTCTACAAACCCTCCGAAACTCCCTATGCCCGCGTCCGCGCTGCCCTGCGCCGCTCCATCAACCGCGCCAACCGCTTCGCCGCAGCGGTCTCGAAGCCGCTGGCCACCTCCGACGGCGGCAGACTCTCCCAGGTCACCCCCAACAACGGTGAGTACCTCCTCAACATATCCATCGGCACGCCGCCGACCCAAATCCTCGCAATTGCCGACACCGGTAGCGACCTCATCTGGACGCAGTGCGCCCCTTGCACAAACTGCTACAAGCAAAACGCGCCGCTCTTCTCCCCCAAAAAATCCTCCACGTACAAAACCATCTCATGCACCGCCACCGCCTGCACGAACTACGACTCCCACCAGTGCGGCACCAACAACGGCTGCGAGTACTCCGCCCAGTACGGCGACCAGTCCTACACCATCGCCGTCCTCTCCACCGACACCGTCAACGTGGACACCGCCGGCGGGAAACCGGTTTCGCTGCCCAATACCATATTCGGGTGCGGGTACAACAACAACGGTACTTTCGACGAGAACGAGTCGGGCATCGTCGGCCTCGGCGGCGGCTCTTACTCTGCCATCGCCCAGATGAACTCCATTATCGGCGGCAAGTTCTCGTACTGCCTCCTGCCCATCGGCTCCGGAGGGTTCAGCAAAATGAACTTCGGCGACGACGGGGCGGTCTCCGGCAGCGGACCGATTTCCACCGCCATTGTTTCGAAAGCGCCGGACACTCACTACTACGTGACTTTGGAATCCATCAGCGTGGGAAGCGAAAAGGTAGACTTCGTTTCGAATGCGGCGGCGGTGGCGGCGGAGGAGGAGGGGAACATAATCATAGACTCCGGTACGACTTTGACGTTTTTGCCGGAGGAGATGTACGACAATTTTGAGAAGGCGGTGAAGGCGTCGATTGATTTGGATCCGCTGGAGGGTACGGAAGGGCTGCTGTGCTACAAGAGCGAGAAGCACATTGATGTGCCGGTGATAACGGCGCACTTCGCCGGCGCTGACGTGGAGTTGAATAGCGTGAACACGTTTGTGAGGACGGCGGAGGACACGGTGTGCTTGAGTTTTGTTTCGAGTTCGTCGCCGGCGATATTCGGGAACTTGGCGCAGGTGAATTTGCTGGTGGGGTTTGATTTGGATGCCAGGACGGTGTCGTTCAAGCCCACCGACTGCTCCAAGTTGTGA